The Halobacterium sp. CBA1132 genome has a segment encoding these proteins:
- a CDS encoding plastocyanin/azurin family copper-binding protein: MKRRDFLKIATGSAGGAAAIGVAGARSSSTSAAVQEGEGNNTTAGNGTAGNATTDGSGSGESDGLPGAGTTKTVQVGPNGNNIFDPETVYIQPGATVEWVWRSSGHNVHATDVPEEADWSVQTEITGPEFSYSYTFDGPTGEYNYVCDPHEALGMVGKVVVNESGQPPGGEGGEAELDPHHMGVPLQAHFVGIATILMMIVSLVYAFFVLKYGESQNASAPNKE; the protein is encoded by the coding sequence GACCGGTTCGGCCGGCGGCGCTGCAGCCATCGGCGTAGCCGGCGCTCGGTCGTCCTCCACGTCCGCCGCCGTCCAGGAGGGCGAAGGAAACAACACGACCGCCGGGAACGGAACGGCCGGGAACGCCACGACGGACGGTAGTGGCTCCGGTGAGAGCGACGGGCTCCCGGGCGCGGGCACGACGAAGACGGTGCAAGTCGGGCCCAACGGCAACAACATCTTCGACCCCGAGACCGTCTACATCCAGCCCGGCGCGACGGTCGAGTGGGTGTGGCGGTCGTCCGGCCACAACGTCCACGCGACTGACGTGCCCGAGGAGGCCGATTGGAGCGTCCAGACGGAGATTACGGGGCCGGAGTTCTCGTACTCGTACACGTTCGACGGCCCGACCGGCGAATACAACTACGTCTGCGACCCCCACGAGGCGCTCGGAATGGTCGGCAAAGTGGTCGTCAACGAGAGTGGACAGCCACCCGGCGGCGAAGGCGGCGAAGCCGAGCTCGACCCCCACCACATGGGCGTGCCCCTTCAGGCACACTTCGTGGGTATCGCGACCATCCTGATGATGATCGTGTCGCTCGTCTACGCCTTCTTCGTCCTCAAGTACGGCGAATCACAGAACGCGAGCGCACCCAACAAAGAATAA
- a CDS encoding ubiquinol-cytochrome c reductase iron-sulfur subunit: MSDKYPESSGRRRFVKGVVGSAGVAGIGTAGVASLDAVTNQSGTGGGQTTYYGVENTGGPAPRAMPMLPIEIDDEGYLRGVYPEIQEVEQQGETVQVARMELGGITYEVDWFQYCGVQDYEGLQPSYEGDNYFRYSGGTSSYDWQPGSGQVHVDDFSDYDTWDNQYGEAGIGKPASVTWRSQDTDNSIPVQVIRSTLLEDAVEEADGDIGEWLDAATQNGFMAFVNKCTHYCCVPGYRSSNYDGAGDKIYCACHQSIYDPYSIVKRSFTAYPRPEDG; this comes from the coding sequence ATGTCTGATAAGTACCCAGAGAGTTCGGGACGCCGCCGCTTCGTGAAAGGCGTCGTCGGCAGCGCCGGCGTCGCCGGCATCGGGACCGCCGGCGTCGCCAGCCTCGACGCCGTCACGAACCAGAGCGGGACCGGCGGCGGCCAGACGACGTACTACGGTGTCGAGAACACCGGTGGGCCCGCGCCGCGCGCGATGCCCATGCTCCCCATCGAGATCGACGACGAGGGGTACCTCCGCGGCGTCTACCCCGAGATTCAGGAAGTCGAACAGCAAGGCGAGACCGTTCAGGTCGCCCGCATGGAACTCGGCGGCATCACGTACGAAGTCGACTGGTTCCAGTACTGCGGCGTGCAGGACTACGAGGGACTGCAGCCGAGCTACGAGGGCGACAACTACTTCCGGTACTCGGGCGGAACCAGTTCCTACGACTGGCAGCCCGGCTCCGGGCAGGTCCACGTCGACGACTTCTCCGACTACGACACGTGGGACAACCAGTACGGCGAGGCCGGCATTGGGAAGCCCGCTTCCGTCACGTGGCGCTCCCAGGACACCGACAACTCGATTCCCGTGCAGGTCATCCGGAGCACGCTCCTCGAAGACGCAGTCGAGGAGGCCGACGGTGACATCGGCGAGTGGCTGGACGCCGCGACGCAGAACGGCTTCATGGCGTTCGTCAACAAGTGTACGCACTACTGCTGCGTGCCCGGCTACCGCTCGTCGAACTACGACGGCGCCGGGGACAAGATCTACTGTGCGTGCCACCAATCCATCTACGACCCGTACAGCATCGTCAAACGTAGCTTCACGGCGTACCCGCGCCCGGAGGACGGATAG
- a CDS encoding cytochrome bc complex cytochrome b subunit, translated as MSVERKDDHDHDAWLEEKDLTPIEHTFLATLVWLDKRLRLVDYLELLETLYYRVNLQMPKSHTEQYNLDNKFWYWYPLYSLGFFSTLAYVVAAISGALLGFYYSPSTAAAGASSIEGATVAYSAVASIMTDLNFGFFLRSLHRWAAQVMTAAVFLHMLRVYFTGAYKEPREVNWIIGIVLLSLTMVFGYTGYLLPWDQLAFWAGQIGVEMSLSIPLIGEWVAQLVFGGFSPGQPTLQRMYILHVFLLPFVVTAVIAIHLGLVWMQGIAEPH; from the coding sequence ATGAGCGTCGAACGCAAGGACGACCACGACCACGACGCGTGGCTCGAGGAGAAAGACCTGACGCCGATCGAGCACACGTTCCTCGCGACGCTCGTCTGGCTCGACAAGCGGCTCCGGCTGGTCGACTACCTCGAACTGCTGGAGACGCTGTACTACCGCGTCAACCTCCAGATGCCGAAGAGCCACACCGAGCAGTACAACCTCGACAACAAGTTCTGGTACTGGTACCCGCTGTACTCGCTCGGGTTCTTCTCGACGCTGGCGTACGTCGTCGCGGCGATATCCGGCGCGCTACTCGGGTTCTACTACTCGCCGTCGACGGCCGCCGCCGGCGCGTCCAGCATCGAGGGCGCGACTGTCGCGTACAGCGCGGTGGCGTCCATCATGACGGACCTGAACTTCGGGTTCTTCCTCCGGTCGCTGCACCGGTGGGCCGCGCAGGTGATGACCGCCGCGGTGTTCCTCCACATGCTGCGCGTCTACTTCACGGGCGCGTACAAGGAACCCCGCGAGGTCAACTGGATTATCGGCATCGTCCTGCTCAGCCTCACGATGGTCTTTGGGTACACGGGCTACCTGCTCCCGTGGGACCAGCTCGCGTTTTGGGCCGGACAGATCGGTGTCGAGATGAGCCTCTCGATTCCGCTCATCGGCGAATGGGTCGCACAGCTCGTGTTCGGTGGCTTCTCGCCGGGCCAGCCGACACTCCAGCGAATGTACATCCTCCACGTGTTCCTGCTCCCGTTCGTGGTGACGGCGGTCATCGCCATCCACCTCGGACTCGTCTGGATGCAGGGCATCGCGGAACCCCACTAA
- a CDS encoding cytochrome bc complex cytochrome b subunit: MADDEHTDDAARTDGTGIVPPDDETPTWRERKERTTGLSRLTYEYFERSRREDQDLREESDYVERDVLAFPVWPHELIRNLALTSFFVGMIFFLASTLPPHLGAPANPSQTPSIILPDWYLYWSFGLLKLGPLNPELAILGGEKLMADRTYGVVANLVVVGFIAIVPFLNKGSARRPVEQPFWASIGVMGVVFAVTISALSMKNLIPIDSHLLFDLTFLVPPIAGAIAYALLRTMREGYMYDLNRRYYKLRPPK, encoded by the coding sequence ATGGCAGACGACGAACACACCGACGACGCGGCTCGCACCGACGGCACGGGCATCGTTCCGCCGGACGACGAGACGCCGACGTGGCGCGAACGCAAGGAGCGCACGACCGGCCTCTCCCGGCTGACCTACGAGTACTTCGAGCGCTCCCGCCGCGAGGACCAAGACCTCCGCGAGGAGTCCGACTACGTCGAGCGCGACGTGCTCGCGTTCCCAGTCTGGCCCCACGAACTCATCCGGAATCTCGCGCTCACGAGCTTCTTCGTCGGGATGATTTTCTTCCTCGCGTCGACGCTCCCGCCGCACCTCGGCGCGCCCGCGAACCCGAGTCAGACGCCGAGCATCATCCTGCCGGACTGGTACCTCTACTGGTCGTTCGGCCTGCTGAAGCTCGGCCCGCTGAACCCCGAGCTGGCGATTCTCGGCGGCGAGAAACTGATGGCCGACCGGACGTACGGCGTGGTCGCGAACCTCGTCGTCGTCGGGTTCATCGCCATCGTGCCGTTCCTCAACAAGGGGAGCGCGCGCCGCCCCGTCGAGCAGCCGTTCTGGGCGTCCATCGGCGTGATGGGCGTCGTCTTCGCGGTCACCATCAGCGCGTTGTCGATGAAGAACCTGATTCCCATCGACTCGCACCTGCTGTTCGACTTGACGTTCCTCGTCCCGCCAATCGCCGGCGCCATCGCGTACGCGCTGTTGCGGACGATGCGCGAGGGGTACATGTACGACCTCAACCGCCGGTACTACAAGCTCCGGCCGCCGAAGTAA
- a CDS encoding NAD(+)/NADH kinase: MTRVGVLGDGATTAADVVRDAGETVVVGDEALASDADVDAVAALGEDALLDALAAASGTPVLPVGVGREYGGVAHEDLPDALVALADGDYRVDDRPTLAVDAGETAVRALADVTLVTDEPARISEYAVETCGRDVDEVRADGIVVATPAGSHGYAADANGPLLSADAGALAVVPLAPFRVEGVQWVLDAPTAVTVVREEADVSLFVDGRDRGFAAPHAPVELDWGEPFPVAVVAASRGVGFE; the protein is encoded by the coding sequence GTGACACGCGTCGGGGTTCTCGGTGACGGGGCGACGACTGCCGCCGACGTCGTCCGGGACGCCGGCGAAACGGTCGTCGTCGGCGACGAGGCGCTCGCCAGCGACGCCGACGTCGACGCAGTCGCGGCGCTGGGCGAGGACGCGCTCCTCGACGCGCTCGCGGCGGCGTCCGGGACGCCGGTGTTGCCCGTGGGCGTCGGGCGCGAGTACGGCGGCGTCGCCCACGAGGACCTGCCGGACGCGCTCGTCGCGCTCGCGGACGGCGACTACCGGGTCGACGACAGACCGACGCTGGCGGTCGACGCCGGCGAGACGGCGGTGCGCGCGCTCGCGGACGTCACGCTCGTGACCGACGAGCCCGCGCGCATCTCCGAGTACGCGGTCGAGACGTGCGGCCGCGACGTCGACGAAGTGCGCGCGGACGGCATCGTCGTCGCGACGCCCGCCGGCAGCCACGGCTACGCCGCGGACGCCAACGGCCCGCTGCTGTCCGCCGACGCCGGCGCACTCGCGGTCGTCCCCCTCGCACCGTTCCGCGTCGAAGGCGTCCAGTGGGTGCTCGACGCGCCGACCGCAGTGACCGTCGTCCGCGAGGAAGCCGACGTGTCGCTGTTCGTCGACGGTCGCGACCGCGGGTTCGCAGCCCCGCACGCGCCCGTCGAACTCGACTGGGGGGAGCCGTTCCCCGTGGCGGTCGTCGCGGCGTCGCGCGGCGTCGGCTTCGAGTGA
- a CDS encoding M28 family peptidase, with the protein MTDWIGDVFTSDTGWNHLETLVDVRDRMAGSPGEHEAAEATRDALAAACGDASLDEFEIQGWARGDSAVETPAGEEDCIALPRSPNGDVDGEFVDLGYGLPSDFEDADLTGKVVMVASDVPGWYDRYLHRREKYYHAVEAGAAAFVYKNHVEGQLPPTGSVGTDEQPLGEIPAVGVSKEVGARLARKYDGEDVGVSVTAEVGDATSQNVHATLGPDTDEELLVTSHVDAHDIAEGAMDNGAGTAMVVELAHALADREGELDTRVHFVCFGAEEVGLVGSAYDAANRHRDDVRAVLNLDGVVAGRTLEFYTHHFDALGDAARGVADRFDHPISVTPEMGPHSDHWEYVKFGVPGYHVTSQTDGDGRGWGHTHADTLDKLEARTFREQAVLLTELAVELADSGFAVAHGSEADVAAALEAEDLAEGMKITGDWPY; encoded by the coding sequence ATGACCGACTGGATTGGCGACGTGTTCACCAGCGACACCGGCTGGAACCACCTCGAGACGCTCGTCGACGTGCGTGACCGGATGGCGGGGTCGCCGGGCGAACACGAGGCCGCCGAGGCGACGCGGGACGCGCTCGCGGCCGCCTGCGGCGACGCCTCCTTGGACGAGTTCGAGATTCAGGGCTGGGCGCGCGGCGACAGCGCCGTCGAGACGCCCGCGGGCGAAGAGGACTGCATCGCCCTGCCGCGCAGTCCGAACGGCGACGTCGACGGGGAGTTCGTCGACCTCGGGTACGGCCTCCCGAGCGACTTCGAGGACGCGGACCTCACCGGGAAGGTCGTGATGGTCGCCTCGGACGTGCCCGGGTGGTACGACCGCTACCTCCACCGCCGCGAGAAGTACTATCACGCCGTCGAAGCGGGCGCTGCCGCGTTCGTCTACAAGAACCACGTCGAGGGCCAACTCCCGCCGACGGGGAGCGTCGGCACCGACGAGCAGCCGCTCGGGGAGATTCCCGCGGTCGGCGTCTCCAAGGAGGTCGGCGCGCGCCTCGCTCGAAAGTACGACGGCGAGGATGTCGGCGTCTCCGTGACCGCTGAGGTCGGCGATGCGACGAGTCAGAACGTCCACGCGACGCTCGGCCCGGACACCGACGAGGAACTGCTCGTGACGAGCCACGTCGACGCCCACGACATCGCGGAGGGTGCGATGGACAACGGCGCCGGCACCGCGATGGTCGTGGAACTCGCGCACGCGCTCGCCGACCGCGAGGGCGAACTCGACACGAGAGTCCACTTCGTCTGCTTCGGCGCCGAGGAGGTGGGTCTCGTCGGGTCCGCGTACGACGCGGCGAACAGACACCGCGACGACGTGCGCGCGGTGCTGAACCTCGACGGCGTGGTCGCCGGGCGCACGCTGGAGTTCTACACGCACCACTTCGACGCGCTCGGCGACGCCGCCCGCGGGGTCGCGGACCGCTTCGACCACCCGATTTCGGTGACGCCCGAGATGGGGCCACACTCCGACCACTGGGAGTACGTGAAGTTCGGCGTCCCCGGCTACCACGTCACCAGTCAGACCGACGGCGACGGCCGCGGGTGGGGGCACACGCACGCGGACACCCTCGACAAACTCGAAGCGCGGACGTTCCGCGAGCAGGCCGTCTTGCTCACGGAACTGGCGGTCGAACTCGCCGACAGCGGGTTCGCCGTCGCGCACGGCAGCGAGGCCGACGTGGCGGCCGCGCTCGAAGCCGAAGACCTCGCGGAGGGGATGAAGATTACCGGCGACTGGCCGTACTGA
- a CDS encoding MTH865 family protein, with translation MADVETELRKELLDAFSNADYPVKNQMGLVPALPNGPSTKFEAGGKSFTAMELATKLSSRADFPYDDAESLVDDVIEGLKDEGDI, from the coding sequence ATGGCAGACGTCGAAACCGAGCTCCGCAAGGAACTCCTGGACGCGTTCTCGAACGCCGACTACCCCGTCAAGAACCAGATGGGCCTCGTGCCCGCGCTCCCGAACGGCCCCTCGACGAAGTTCGAGGCCGGCGGCAAGTCGTTTACCGCGATGGAGCTGGCGACGAAGCTCTCCAGTCGTGCCGACTTCCCCTACGACGACGCCGAGTCCCTCGTCGACGACGTCATCGAGGGCCTCAAGGACGAAGGCGACATCTGA
- a CDS encoding GNAT family N-acetyltransferase, producing the protein MPPDGRETGASCDAWDNSHCEGTRFCQPRCPRVVDDDGRALVVRRLADGDADRLLDMYAEMSTESTTLGLPPRTRERTARWLDGLDADGLNLVAVDDGRAVGHVAAAPLDDPDPRLVVFVRPGHRDRGLGTELLRQLVAYAADSGCESLLLTVDADNERAVHVYDNLGFDVVERLRAELTMEIVLDGPLVERAQAPPAERSDHG; encoded by the coding sequence ATGCCTCCGGACGGCCGCGAAACCGGCGCGTCGTGCGACGCGTGGGACAACTCGCACTGCGAGGGCACGCGGTTCTGTCAGCCGCGCTGCCCACGCGTCGTCGACGACGACGGCCGGGCGCTGGTCGTCCGCAGACTCGCGGACGGCGACGCCGACCGCCTCCTCGACATGTACGCGGAGATGTCCACGGAATCGACCACACTTGGCTTGCCACCGCGCACGCGAGAGCGAACCGCACGCTGGCTCGACGGTCTCGACGCCGACGGCCTGAACCTCGTCGCCGTCGACGACGGGCGCGCGGTCGGCCACGTCGCCGCGGCGCCGCTCGACGACCCGGACCCGCGGCTCGTCGTGTTCGTGCGCCCCGGCCACCGCGACCGCGGCCTCGGCACGGAACTCCTCCGCCAGTTGGTCGCGTACGCCGCCGACAGCGGCTGCGAGTCGCTGCTGTTGACCGTCGACGCCGACAACGAGCGCGCCGTCCACGTCTACGACAACCTCGGTTTCGACGTCGTCGAGCGCCTGCGCGCGGAACTCACGATGGAGATCGTCCTCGACGGCCCGCTCGTCGAGCGCGCACAGGCACCGCCCGCGGAGCGCTCGGACCACGGGTAG
- a CDS encoding plastocyanin/azurin family copper-binding protein: protein MNSDAAERVTRRSFLRAGVGAAAAGAAATGTAAAQEGEGGPTVVTVGPGGSNVFDPETAYVEPGGTVRFVWDSSGHNVVPQSTPSGSSWSGHETIEDSGFEYEHTFETVGTYEYVCTPHASLGMEGVIEVTENPPENTGYQSILPDSALTLGVGATGSLISVLGLTYLFMRYGGDYEGDFDE from the coding sequence ATGAACTCCGATGCAGCCGAGCGGGTGACGCGCCGCAGTTTCCTCCGAGCGGGTGTCGGCGCCGCCGCTGCGGGGGCCGCCGCGACCGGGACTGCCGCCGCACAGGAAGGCGAGGGCGGGCCGACAGTCGTCACCGTCGGGCCGGGCGGGAGCAACGTCTTCGACCCCGAGACTGCGTACGTCGAGCCGGGCGGGACCGTCCGCTTCGTCTGGGACAGCAGCGGCCACAACGTCGTCCCGCAGTCGACGCCGTCGGGCTCTAGCTGGTCGGGCCACGAGACAATCGAGGACTCCGGGTTCGAGTACGAGCACACCTTCGAGACGGTCGGCACCTACGAGTACGTCTGCACGCCCCACGCCAGCCTCGGCATGGAGGGCGTCATCGAGGTCACGGAGAACCCGCCGGAGAACACCGGCTACCAGTCCATCCTCCCGGACAGCGCGCTGACGCTCGGCGTCGGCGCGACCGGGTCGCTGATCTCCGTGCTCGGCCTCACTTACCTGTTCATGCGGTACGGCGGCGACTACGAGGGCGACTTCGACGAGTAA
- a CDS encoding Gfo/Idh/MocA family protein, with protein sequence MLGYGFMGDAHANALRTLPQFFPDAPEVSLDVLVGRDETAAGEAADRLGFERVETDWRDALDDVDVFYNLGPNHVHVGPSIAALEAGVHVLCEKPLAPTVEDAERMARAAADSDATAAVGFNYRFVPAVQYAKRLIEDGALGEIRHARFRYLQDWLADADAPWTWRMDADAAGSGALGDLGAHSFDLARFLVGDIDAVSGHRETFVDERVPDGESDPRPVTVDDAFAAHAEFENGAMGTFEATRYATGRKNGHTFEIDGSEGAVRFDLERLNELEVRRGDGRGFETVLVTDEDDPYGDRWWPAGHVLGWEHTFVHENSEFLTAADGDSEFAPDFADGLAVQRLLDAVERSDDRREWVTV encoded by the coding sequence ATGCTCGGCTACGGGTTCATGGGCGACGCGCACGCGAACGCGCTACGCACGCTCCCCCAGTTCTTCCCGGACGCCCCGGAGGTTTCGCTGGACGTGCTCGTCGGGCGCGACGAGACCGCCGCCGGCGAGGCCGCGGACCGTCTCGGCTTCGAGCGCGTGGAGACGGACTGGCGGGACGCGCTCGACGACGTGGATGTCTTCTACAACCTCGGCCCGAACCACGTCCACGTCGGACCCTCCATCGCCGCGCTGGAGGCGGGCGTCCACGTGCTCTGCGAGAAACCGCTGGCGCCGACAGTCGAGGACGCCGAGCGGATGGCGCGCGCCGCCGCCGACAGCGACGCGACGGCGGCCGTCGGCTTCAACTACCGATTCGTGCCCGCGGTCCAGTACGCCAAGCGACTCATCGAAGACGGCGCGCTCGGCGAGATTCGGCACGCGCGCTTCCGCTACCTCCAAGACTGGCTGGCGGACGCGGACGCGCCGTGGACGTGGCGCATGGACGCCGACGCCGCCGGGTCGGGCGCGCTCGGCGACCTCGGCGCGCACAGTTTCGACCTCGCGCGCTTCCTCGTCGGGGACATCGACGCCGTGAGCGGCCACCGGGAGACGTTCGTCGACGAGCGCGTTCCCGACGGCGAGAGCGACCCGCGGCCCGTCACCGTCGACGACGCGTTCGCGGCACACGCGGAGTTCGAGAACGGCGCGATGGGAACCTTCGAGGCGACCCGGTACGCGACCGGCCGGAAGAACGGCCACACGTTCGAAATCGACGGCTCCGAGGGCGCCGTTCGGTTCGACCTGGAACGCCTCAACGAACTGGAAGTCCGGCGCGGGGACGGCCGCGGCTTCGAGACGGTGCTCGTCACAGACGAGGACGACCCGTACGGCGACCGCTGGTGGCCCGCCGGCCACGTCCTCGGCTGGGAGCACACGTTCGTCCACGAGAACAGCGAGTTCCTCACCGCCGCGGACGGCGACAGCGAGTTCGCGCCGGACTTCGCGGACGGCCTGGCGGTCCAGCGGCTGCTGGACGCCGTCGAACGCAGTGACGACCGCCGCGAGTGGGTGACGGTCTGA
- a CDS encoding type II toxin-antitoxin system RatA family toxin — protein sequence MNTVEVSTDVRVPVEEAYAFVADFPRYADYSEYLQSVTQHGNGGAGTEYELTFAWWKLTHTVRSRVTDTDEPEQIDWRLVDGIDAHGRWEVAEAENGSRVTFVVTYDTDSARGALDLPRLVSLDWVVEKVVGLVVEEGERVVERVVADLEGERRPVELDVETY from the coding sequence GTGAACACGGTCGAAGTGAGCACGGACGTCCGCGTCCCCGTCGAGGAAGCGTACGCGTTCGTCGCCGACTTCCCGCGGTACGCCGACTACTCGGAGTACCTGCAGTCGGTCACTCAGCACGGGAACGGCGGCGCGGGAACCGAATACGAACTGACGTTCGCGTGGTGGAAACTCACGCACACGGTGCGGTCGCGGGTCACGGACACGGACGAACCCGAGCAAATCGACTGGCGACTCGTCGACGGCATCGACGCGCACGGCCGCTGGGAGGTCGCGGAAGCCGAGAACGGCTCGCGGGTGACGTTCGTCGTCACGTACGACACGGACAGCGCCCGCGGCGCGCTCGACCTGCCGCGACTCGTATCTCTGGACTGGGTGGTCGAGAAGGTCGTGGGACTCGTCGTCGAGGAGGGCGAGCGCGTCGTCGAGCGCGTCGTTGCGGACCTCGAAGGCGAGCGCCGCCCCGTCGAACTCGACGTCGAGACGTACTGA
- a CDS encoding NAD(P)/FAD-dependent oxidoreductase, with the protein MTEHVAVVGGGPAGLTAAIYTARAGLDTTVYDAGEPILARNAHLENVPGFPAGVNARTFLDATRQQAADAGAEFVEARVEHVTDSGEAFAVETDDAGTDAADFVVAASWPDSSYLDGFELSRIDRGSKTMLDVDEFGRTDVDGVYAAGRVARQYHQTVVAAGHGATVGLTVIDDSDVPHYHDWVAPEGYFTGRDRDVPPGCEEIDEAERRERERGSLDALAALSTADPPTMHPSVADDD; encoded by the coding sequence ATGACAGAACACGTCGCCGTGGTCGGTGGCGGGCCCGCGGGCCTGACCGCCGCCATCTACACCGCACGCGCCGGGCTCGATACAACCGTCTACGACGCCGGTGAGCCGATTCTAGCGCGCAACGCCCACCTCGAAAACGTCCCCGGGTTCCCCGCCGGCGTGAACGCGCGGACGTTCCTCGACGCCACCCGCCAGCAGGCCGCGGACGCGGGCGCCGAGTTCGTCGAGGCGCGCGTCGAGCACGTCACCGACTCCGGCGAGGCGTTCGCCGTCGAAACTGACGACGCCGGCACGGACGCCGCTGACTTCGTGGTCGCGGCGTCGTGGCCCGACAGCTCCTACCTCGACGGCTTCGAGCTGTCGCGCATCGACCGCGGATCGAAGACGATGCTGGACGTCGACGAGTTCGGCCGCACCGACGTCGACGGCGTCTACGCCGCCGGCCGGGTCGCGCGCCAGTACCACCAGACCGTCGTCGCGGCCGGCCACGGCGCCACTGTCGGCCTCACGGTCATCGACGATAGCGACGTCCCTCACTACCACGACTGGGTCGCCCCGGAGGGCTACTTCACGGGCCGCGACCGCGACGTGCCGCCGGGCTGCGAGGAAATCGACGAGGCCGAACGCCGCGAACGCGAACGCGGGAGCCTCGACGCGCTCGCCGCGCTCTCCACGGCGGACCCGCCGACGATGCACCCCAGCGTCGCGGACGACGACTGA
- the coaBC gene encoding bifunctional phosphopantothenoylcysteine decarboxylase/phosphopantothenate--cysteine ligase CoaBC: MLSGVNVALGVTGSIAAVKVVELAHELRRRGASVRAVTTGSAQHIIDPWAVEFATDEPVVTEITGSVEHVDLCGRDGWADVFLIAPATANTVGKIAGAIDDTPVTTCATTALGADVPVVIAPAMHEPMYDHPGVLDAIDRVESWGVDFVDPRVEEGKAKIATEEAIAVETARAATDDPLSGDHVVVTSGATSEPIDPVRVLTNRSSGRTGRAVAAACYVAGADVTLVHQGEAVPYADTVRVETAAEMLAATREACADADALVSAAAVSDYTVDASDEKIRSGQDLTLDLEPTPKLIDELRETYPGLAIVGFKAETSGDDDAMVAAARETLERVDLSFVVANDASVMGEEDTRALFVTREDATEFVGTKTALGRRVADEIAGLD; encoded by the coding sequence ATGCTCTCCGGAGTGAACGTCGCCCTCGGGGTCACGGGCAGCATCGCGGCGGTGAAGGTCGTGGAACTCGCCCACGAACTCCGCCGCCGCGGCGCGAGCGTGCGCGCCGTGACCACCGGGAGCGCCCAACACATCATCGACCCGTGGGCCGTCGAGTTCGCGACGGACGAACCCGTCGTCACCGAGATTACGGGTAGCGTCGAGCACGTCGACCTCTGCGGGCGGGACGGCTGGGCGGACGTCTTCCTGATTGCGCCGGCGACCGCGAACACCGTCGGGAAGATTGCGGGTGCAATCGACGACACGCCCGTGACGACGTGCGCGACGACCGCACTCGGCGCCGACGTGCCGGTCGTCATCGCGCCCGCGATGCACGAACCGATGTACGACCACCCGGGCGTGCTCGACGCCATCGACCGCGTGGAGTCGTGGGGCGTCGACTTCGTCGACCCGCGCGTCGAGGAGGGGAAAGCCAAAATCGCCACCGAGGAAGCAATCGCTGTCGAGACGGCGCGCGCCGCCACCGACGACCCGCTTTCGGGCGACCACGTCGTCGTCACGAGCGGCGCGACCAGCGAGCCAATCGACCCCGTGCGCGTACTCACGAACCGCTCGTCCGGGCGGACGGGTCGCGCGGTCGCCGCCGCCTGCTACGTCGCGGGCGCCGACGTCACGCTCGTCCACCAGGGCGAGGCCGTCCCCTACGCCGACACCGTGCGCGTCGAGACCGCTGCGGAGATGCTGGCTGCGACCCGGGAGGCGTGCGCGGACGCCGACGCACTCGTCTCGGCGGCCGCGGTCAGCGACTACACCGTCGACGCCAGCGACGAGAAGATTCGCTCCGGGCAGGACCTCACGCTGGACCTCGAACCGACGCCGAAACTCATCGACGAACTCCGCGAGACCTACCCCGGCCTCGCCATCGTCGGATTCAAAGCCGAGACGTCCGGCGACGACGACGCGATGGTTGCCGCCGCCCGGGAGACGCTCGAACGCGTCGACCTCTCCTTCGTCGTCGCCAACGACGCCAGCGTGATGGGCGAGGAAGACACCCGCGCGCTGTTCGTGACCCGCGAGGACGCCACCGAGTTCGTCGGCACCAAGACCGCTCTCGGGCGCCGCGTCGCCGACGAAATAGCCGGACTGGACTGA